The proteins below are encoded in one region of Candidatus Brocadia sp.:
- a CDS encoding PIN domain-containing protein, with protein MTFNDLKKGDSIFIDANIFVYNFGAQSAECKDLLLKCARGELVGYTLTSILSEVLHRLMIAEAIENGYITDKNPVKKLKENPEIIKKLTIYINNVEKIMEMNINVVTLTTELIKKSSHIRQTEGLLTNDSIVVAAIKNLGLSNLATNDTDFDRIQWLSVYKPSDLQTI; from the coding sequence ATGACCTTTAACGACTTGAAGAAAGGAGATAGCATTTTTATCGATGCAAATATCTTTGTTTACAACTTTGGTGCACAATCAGCCGAATGTAAAGACCTCCTTTTGAAGTGTGCCAGAGGAGAACTTGTAGGATACACTTTAACCTCCATTTTGTCAGAAGTCTTGCATAGATTGATGATAGCAGAAGCTATAGAAAATGGGTATATTACAGACAAAAATCCCGTAAAGAAATTAAAAGAAAATCCTGAAATAATCAAGAAACTTACGATATATATCAATAATGTTGAAAAAATCATGGAGATGAATATAAACGTTGTCACTCTAACGACTGAATTGATAAAGAAGAGCTCTCATATTCGACAGACAGAAGGTCTTTTAACCAATGATTCCATAGTTGTTGCCGCAATAAAGAATTTAGGTTTATCAAACTTAGCGACTAACGACACAGACTTTGACCGTATACAGTGGCTTTCTGTATATAAACCATCTGATTTACAAACCATTTAA
- a CDS encoding DUF104 domain-containing protein has protein sequence MIDKKSKEQDIGGFNMSHARKYKAIYKNGVLIPFEEINLDEGENVEIEIRKVKNKKNISLRGLWEGVDIKEEDIDKAKFIWKKGLKKQIKILHDK, from the coding sequence ATGATTGATAAGAAGTCAAAAGAACAAGATATAGGAGGTTTTAATATGTCACACGCACGAAAATATAAAGCTATTTATAAAAATGGGGTTTTGATACCCTTTGAAGAAATAAACCTGGACGAAGGGGAAAATGTGGAAATCGAGATAAGAAAGGTGAAAAATAAAAAAAATATTTCTCTTCGGGGATTATGGGAAGGGGTTGATATAAAAGAAGAGGATATTGATAAAGCTAAATTTATTTGGAAAAAAGGACTCAAAAAACAAATAAAAATTTTACATGATAAATAA
- a CDS encoding PIN domain-containing protein, producing MRESNLPIYVTDTHSLIWYLLNSTKLSFKASRAFREIESGNARLIIPAIVIAEIVYLTKKSKLEADVNVLIQKIQESNNFEVCPLNMDVLQCLKNQKEILEMHDSLIICEAIINRAKIITNDKEITNARLADVVW from the coding sequence ATGCGTGAGAGTAATTTACCTATTTACGTTACAGATACTCACAGTCTGATTTGGTATCTTCTTAATTCCACAAAACTCAGTTTTAAAGCCAGCAGGGCATTTAGAGAAATTGAATCTGGAAATGCACGGCTTATTATTCCTGCAATTGTAATTGCTGAAATTGTTTACCTTACTAAAAAAAGTAAACTTGAAGCCGATGTAAATGTCTTAATTCAAAAGATTCAAGAGTCAAACAACTTTGAAGTGTGTCCTCTGAATATGGATGTCCTTCAATGTTTGAAGAATCAGAAAGAAATATTGGAAATGCATGATAGTTTGATTATATGCGAAGCAATTATTAACAGAGCAAAGATTATCACAAATGATAAGGAAATAACAAATGCCAGGCTTGCTGATGTAGTATGGTGA
- a CDS encoding glycosyltransferase — translation MYNNKHVSVIIPIFNEKRYIRQLLNSLLQQDYPKDRLEILLIDGRSEDGTREEINDVIASSPEFSHLRITVLDNPKRIVPCALNIGIKESKGDFVIRMDAHSAYAPDYVSKCIEWLEKTGAANVGGPMVANGKGFVGKAIESAHHCRFGLGGGRFHDEQWAGYADTVYLGAWPRKTFKNVGLFDERLIRNQVLSLMPGSGRTAG, via the coding sequence ATGTATAACAATAAACACGTTTCCGTCATCATCCCCATATTCAATGAAAAGAGATATATCCGTCAATTATTGAATTCATTATTGCAGCAGGATTATCCGAAAGACAGGCTTGAAATCCTTCTTATTGATGGGCGTTCGGAAGACGGCACGAGAGAAGAGATAAATGATGTTATTGCCTCATCTCCGGAATTTTCTCATCTTCGTATTACTGTACTCGATAATCCCAAAAGGATCGTCCCCTGTGCCTTAAATATCGGGATTAAGGAGTCAAAAGGGGATTTTGTTATCCGCATGGATGCACACTCGGCATATGCACCTGATTATGTTAGCAAATGCATTGAGTGGTTGGAAAAGACGGGCGCTGCAAATGTGGGTGGGCCGATGGTGGCCAATGGCAAAGGCTTTGTTGGCAAGGCTATTGAGTCTGCCCACCACTGCCGGTTTGGTTTGGGTGGTGGAAGGTTCCATGATGAACAGTGGGCTGGATATGCAGACACCGTCTATCTTGGCGCCTGGCCAAGAAAGACCTTCAAAAACGTGGGGTTGTTTGATGAACGGCTCATAAGGAATCAGGTATTGAGTTTAATGCCAGGATCAGGAAGAACGGCGGGCTGA
- a CDS encoding AbrB/MazE/SpoVT family DNA-binding domain-containing protein produces the protein MPKKIREIIHIGKGDELEIEVVGETVVLKPIRRFKANKWQDYAGIGEGIVDAHLKDKKKEKNDEDVYP, from the coding sequence ATTCCAAAAAAGATACGGGAAATAATCCATATCGGTAAAGGAGATGAGTTGGAGATTGAGGTTGTTGGAGAGACTGTTGTCTTAAAACCAATCAGGAGATTTAAAGCCAATAAATGGCAGGATTATGCAGGAATAGGCGAAGGAATCGTTGACGCTCATCTTAAGGACAAGAAAAAGGAAAAAAACGATGAAGATGTTTATCCTTGA